From the Cryptomeria japonica chromosome 2, Sugi_1.0, whole genome shotgun sequence genome, one window contains:
- the LOC131035388 gene encoding vesicle-associated protein 4-2, whose translation MVILGGTGNNDLNSPVPGKGWNLCRMPFWQQGTSSHRQSQGNNSSHSQGHQQEGTSGPDSSGINSVSAVARALLPTRRRLRLDPESKLYFPYEPGKQVSSAIKILNISRSNVAFKFQTTAPKSCFMRPPSGMLTPGESLIATVFKFVEPPEQSEKQPEKKVKDKFKIVSLKIKEGVEYDLELFEEQKELVAVEQILRVVYLDPQRSTPELEKLKKQLAEAEAAIEARKKPPEDAAPRVVGEGLVIDEWKERRERYLAQQQLEGADSL comes from the exons ATGGTCATTTTGGGGGGCACAGGGAATAACGATCTGAATAGCCCAGTTCCTGGGAAGGGCTGGAATCTGTGCAGAATGCCATTTTGGCAGCAGGGGACTTCGTCACACAGGCAGAGTCAGGGCAATAACAGCAGCCACTCTCAGGGCCATCAGCAGGAGGGAACCAGTGGGCCTGACTCGTCGGGTATTAACTCTGTTTCTGCTGTTGCAAGAGCATTGCTGCCTACAAGACGCAGGCTTAGGCTTGATCCTGAAAGCAAACTTTACTTTCCCT ATGAACCTGGCAAACAAGTTTCAAGTGCAATAAAGATCCTTAACATCAGTCGCTCCAATGTGGCATTCAAG TTCCAAACCACTGCTCCTAAAAGCTGCTTTATGCGTCCTCCTAGTGGTATGCTTACTCCAGGAGAGTCACTTATAGCAACTG TGTTTAAATTTGTGGAGCCACCTGAGCAGTCTGAGAAACAACCGGAGAAAAAGGTTAAAGATAAGTTCAAGATTGTTAGTCTGAAAATCAAGGAAGGAGTGGAATATGATTTAGAGCTG TTTGAAGAGCAGAAGGAACTAGTAGCAGTAGAGCAAATATTGCGTGTTGTTTATTTGGATCCACAACGTTCCACTCCT GAGTTGGAAAAGCTCAAGAAGCAATTGGCTGAAGCTGAGGCTGCAATTGAGGCACGGAAGAAACCTCCAGAAGATGCTGCTCCGCGGGTTGTTGGTGAAGGGCTTGTCATAGATGAATGG AAAGAGCGTAGGGAAAGGTATCTGGCACAGCAACAACTTGAAGGAGCTGATTCCCTTTGA